A region from the Brevibacterium paucivorans genome encodes:
- a CDS encoding PLDc N-terminal domain-containing protein: MSRILLGAIVIYVAVALYSVFDAALRDKDQIRIMPKIAWIAVILLVPLVGLLLWFLFGRGTTASAPARGVAPDDDPDYLRKISEDLDWERRKKQGRNNPDEPGETGEPHSEE, translated from the coding sequence ATGTCTCGAATCCTGCTAGGTGCCATCGTCATTTACGTCGCTGTGGCTCTGTACTCGGTTTTTGATGCCGCGCTCCGTGACAAAGACCAGATTCGGATCATGCCCAAGATCGCGTGGATTGCCGTCATTCTTCTGGTCCCACTGGTGGGGCTGCTCTTGTGGTTCCTGTTTGGCCGAGGCACGACCGCGAGCGCACCCGCCCGCGGAGTGGCCCCCGATGACGACCCGGACTACCTACGCAAAATTTCAGAAGACTTGGACTGGGAGCGTCGCAAGAAGCAGGGACGCAACAACCCTGATGAACCCGGTGAGACCGGCGAACCTCATAGCGAGGAGTGA
- the resB gene encoding cytochrome c biogenesis protein ResB, producing the protein MSKNTQAPANIGAVGMLRWAWRQLTTMRFALILLLVLAMAAVPGSLLPQRIQDPGKVRTFIEDNGTLGEVLDKLQMFDVYSSVWFSAVYILLMVSLVGCIVPRCGQHFKAMRMAPPKAPRRLTRMPAHQEWELEDSDTDDFLDRAQRVLKKAGYRTVRNDDHVAAERGYLRETGNLLFHFSILWVVVVFALGALVSYSGQRILVEGETFSNSLVSYDDFKPGTYYNPDNLDDFRITLNRFDATFDSESVGPQFAQPRHFAANVTTNYQGVEETKVLQVNEPVRFGRTSVYLTGNGYAPEVTVKNAKGDVTFSGPVVFLPVDGTYASRGVVKVPDTGGEQLGFGGVFLPTAGFNDQGELISTFPAADQPYLVMSVYEGDLGLDDGIAQNVYELDTSKMRAVTGKDGKPVTLQMAPGETVELPDGRGTVTFDGVKRFVAVDIHSNPTQVVLLVGAVLLMVGLGLSLFIPRRRMWVRVTDGRVEVAALARGEDPRVKHAVKTLAVHLNESAREEED; encoded by the coding sequence GTGAGTAAGAACACGCAAGCTCCTGCAAACATTGGTGCGGTAGGAATGCTGCGCTGGGCATGGCGACAGCTCACCACCATGCGTTTCGCCCTTATTCTGCTCTTGGTACTGGCCATGGCAGCGGTTCCTGGCTCCCTGTTGCCACAACGCATTCAAGACCCCGGCAAGGTGCGCACGTTCATTGAGGACAACGGCACTTTGGGTGAGGTGCTCGACAAACTGCAGATGTTCGACGTGTATTCGTCGGTGTGGTTTTCTGCCGTGTACATCCTGCTCATGGTGTCGTTGGTGGGCTGTATTGTTCCCCGGTGCGGCCAGCACTTTAAGGCCATGCGCATGGCCCCGCCCAAAGCACCGCGCAGGCTCACCCGTATGCCTGCTCACCAGGAGTGGGAACTTGAAGATAGTGACACTGACGACTTCTTGGACCGTGCGCAGCGCGTCTTGAAGAAGGCCGGGTACCGCACAGTGCGCAACGATGACCACGTTGCGGCTGAACGCGGGTACTTGCGCGAAACCGGAAACCTGTTGTTCCACTTTTCGATCTTGTGGGTCGTTGTGGTATTCGCTCTGGGTGCGCTCGTGTCGTATTCGGGGCAACGGATTCTGGTTGAGGGTGAAACGTTCTCCAACTCGCTGGTGTCCTATGACGACTTCAAACCGGGCACCTACTACAACCCGGACAATCTGGACGACTTCCGCATCACACTCAACCGTTTTGACGCCACGTTCGACAGTGAGTCGGTGGGACCACAGTTTGCTCAGCCCCGGCACTTCGCCGCAAATGTGACCACTAACTACCAGGGTGTTGAAGAGACCAAGGTTCTGCAGGTCAACGAGCCCGTGCGCTTTGGTCGCACCAGCGTGTATCTCACGGGTAACGGTTACGCTCCCGAGGTGACGGTGAAGAACGCGAAGGGCGACGTCACCTTCTCCGGTCCCGTTGTGTTCCTGCCGGTTGACGGAACGTATGCCTCCCGAGGTGTCGTCAAGGTTCCGGATACCGGTGGCGAACAGTTGGGATTTGGGGGAGTGTTCCTCCCTACGGCGGGATTCAATGACCAGGGTGAGCTGATTTCGACGTTTCCCGCGGCCGATCAGCCGTACTTGGTGATGAGCGTGTACGAGGGCGACCTGGGATTGGACGACGGGATCGCTCAGAACGTGTATGAACTCGATACCTCGAAGATGCGCGCGGTCACTGGCAAGGACGGTAAACCCGTCACGCTTCAGATGGCACCGGGAGAGACCGTCGAGTTGCCAGACGGTAGGGGCACGGTGACGTTTGATGGCGTGAAACGCTTCGTCGCTGTCGACATCCACTCCAACCCCACGCAGGTTGTGCTCTTGGTAGGTGCGGTTCTGCTCATGGTGGGACTGGGGCTGTCATTGTTCATTCCGCGCCGTCGTATGTGGGTGCGCGTCACTGATGGGCGAGTCGAAGTTGCGGCGCTTGCACGTGGCGAAGACCCCAGGGTCAAACACGCAGTAAAAACGCTTGCCGTACACTTGAATGAATCTGCGCGTGAAGAGGAAGATTAA
- a CDS encoding 1,4-dihydroxy-2-naphthoate polyprenyltransferase, whose product MATFGQWVEGARLRTLPLAFAPVLAGAGAAIGALGGVSDLIIGSPLQGDSPTINYLHVIVCVVLALIVALALQIGSNFANDYSDGVRGTDDVRVGPTRLTASGLVPPQRVKRAAMLSFATAGVAGLALTLVAQAWWFIPVGVLAVLAAWFYTGGSHPYGYYALGEVFVFIFFGLVATVGTGYAIAGTMTLSMWAAAVGVGLFACAVLMVNNVRDIPTDTQAGKTTLAVVLGDRGARVTYAVMVLVPYALLLFPVLDGHIAALIAVISCALVIAPLRTVLNGRSGLDLIPCIKSTGFTALAYGALVGLGLAL is encoded by the coding sequence ATGGCCACATTTGGTCAGTGGGTTGAAGGTGCCCGCTTGCGCACTCTGCCGCTAGCATTTGCGCCGGTACTGGCGGGAGCGGGGGCGGCTATTGGCGCGCTGGGCGGAGTGTCGGACCTGATCATAGGTTCGCCACTGCAGGGCGATTCCCCCACGATCAACTACCTCCACGTGATTGTGTGCGTTGTTTTGGCACTCATCGTGGCACTGGCCCTGCAGATTGGCTCGAACTTCGCTAACGACTACTCCGACGGTGTGCGCGGTACTGACGATGTACGTGTGGGCCCCACCCGCTTAACAGCCAGTGGCCTTGTTCCCCCGCAGCGAGTCAAGCGTGCCGCCATGCTTTCCTTTGCCACAGCCGGTGTTGCTGGTCTTGCACTCACACTGGTTGCACAAGCATGGTGGTTTATCCCAGTGGGCGTGCTAGCGGTTCTCGCAGCGTGGTTTTATACGGGAGGCTCCCACCCGTATGGCTATTACGCACTAGGTGAAGTGTTTGTGTTCATCTTCTTTGGTCTGGTCGCCACAGTGGGAACCGGGTACGCAATAGCAGGAACAATGACACTGTCCATGTGGGCGGCCGCTGTGGGGGTTGGCCTGTTCGCATGCGCCGTTCTCATGGTGAATAACGTGCGCGACATCCCCACTGACACGCAAGCAGGCAAGACAACGCTGGCGGTAGTTTTGGGAGACCGAGGTGCCCGCGTCACCTACGCCGTCATGGTGCTTGTTCCGTATGCACTGTTGCTCTTCCCTGTTCTTGACGGGCACATCGCAGCGCTCATCGCGGTCATATCATGTGCCCTGGTCATTGCCCCGCTACGCACCGTATTAAACGGTCGCTCCGGGTTGGACCTCATTCCGTGCATTAAGTCCACCGGGTTTACCGCCTTGGCATATGGGGCGCTTGTCGGTTTGGGGCTCGCTCTGTAA
- a CDS encoding DUF4229 domain-containing protein: protein MRDYVLYLLARLAVLVIVVALTIWIFGFNLISMICAILISAFVSYLVLAGLRMRATDGLIERNKNRKARAPKAKKVKKDSDEAIEDAQIDGSQE, encoded by the coding sequence ATGCGTGACTATGTGCTGTACTTGCTGGCCCGCCTGGCCGTTCTGGTTATTGTCGTGGCGCTGACTATTTGGATTTTTGGGTTCAACCTGATCTCGATGATTTGCGCGATCCTCATTTCAGCGTTTGTGAGCTACCTTGTTCTGGCTGGCTTGCGGATGCGCGCCACTGACGGGCTTATTGAGCGAAACAAGAACCGGAAAGCCCGCGCGCCTAAGGCCAAGAAGGTCAAGAAAGACTCTGACGAAGCCATTGAAGACGCGCAGATAGACGGGTCTCAGGAATAA
- the hemL gene encoding glutamate-1-semialdehyde 2,1-aminomutase, which yields MSHVTSESERLFARAQSVIPGGVNSPVRAFKAVGGTPRFIRSAKGALLYDADGNEYVDLIGSWGPMILGHSHPQVLDAVHAAADQGFSFGTPSENEVALAEEIVARVDPVEQVRLVSSGTEATMSAIRLARGFTGRSRVVKFAGCYHGHVDALLVAAGSGVATFGLPDTPGVVAGEASETLVVPYNDAQALTEVFEKYGDSIACVITEACPGNMGIVPPRDGFTQLIRKLTREHGALMISDEVMTGFRVSEAGWYGYESGLGEGYPDGPADLFTFGKVMGGGFPTAAFGGRADVMAHLAPAGPVYQAGTLSGNPVATAAGLTTLKLTKELDVYSHIESVADQLRAAVTQELTRAGVPHTVQSANSMFSVFFTDRPVINYADAQSQNSDAYAAFFHAMLDQGVHLPPSAYEVWFLSLAHTPEVVDRIVSALPAAARAAAQAKG from the coding sequence ATGTCCCACGTAACTTCTGAGTCGGAACGTCTATTTGCCCGAGCCCAGTCTGTTATTCCTGGCGGAGTGAATTCCCCGGTTCGTGCGTTTAAAGCAGTAGGGGGAACGCCACGCTTCATCCGTAGCGCTAAAGGCGCGCTGTTGTACGACGCAGACGGCAACGAGTACGTCGACCTCATTGGTTCGTGGGGCCCCATGATCCTGGGACACTCGCACCCGCAGGTTCTCGACGCGGTTCACGCGGCTGCTGACCAGGGTTTCTCTTTTGGTACCCCGTCTGAAAACGAAGTCGCGCTGGCAGAAGAAATCGTTGCTCGCGTAGACCCGGTTGAGCAGGTGCGCTTGGTGTCGTCAGGAACCGAAGCGACCATGAGCGCGATCCGTTTGGCCCGCGGTTTCACTGGACGGTCACGCGTGGTGAAGTTCGCTGGTTGCTACCACGGGCACGTCGACGCTCTTTTGGTTGCGGCCGGTTCAGGTGTCGCTACCTTTGGTCTGCCCGACACTCCTGGCGTGGTCGCCGGGGAAGCGTCAGAGACCTTGGTTGTTCCGTACAACGACGCGCAAGCGCTCACGGAAGTGTTCGAGAAGTACGGCGACTCGATCGCATGCGTCATCACGGAGGCCTGCCCCGGAAACATGGGTATTGTGCCACCTCGGGACGGCTTCACCCAGCTCATTCGCAAACTCACACGGGAACACGGTGCCCTCATGATCTCGGACGAGGTCATGACAGGTTTCCGCGTGTCTGAGGCCGGATGGTACGGCTATGAATCTGGTCTAGGTGAGGGTTACCCGGACGGACCTGCCGATCTGTTCACGTTCGGAAAGGTTATGGGTGGCGGTTTCCCCACGGCTGCTTTCGGTGGACGCGCCGATGTCATGGCACACCTCGCCCCAGCCGGTCCCGTGTATCAAGCGGGAACCTTGTCTGGGAACCCTGTTGCAACGGCCGCAGGTTTGACCACGTTGAAGCTGACCAAGGAACTCGATGTGTACAGTCACATCGAATCGGTTGCCGACCAGTTGCGCGCAGCAGTGACCCAGGAGCTGACACGGGCCGGTGTGCCTCATACGGTGCAGAGCGCGAACTCCATGTTCTCGGTGTTCTTTACCGACCGCCCCGTGATCAACTACGCTGACGCTCAGTCACAGAACAGTGACGCGTATGCGGCGTTCTTCCACGCGATGCTCGACCAGGGTGTGCACTTGCCACCAAGTGCGTATGAAGTGTGGTTCTTGTCGTTGGCACACACTCCCGAGGTCGTTGACCGGATTGTGTCCGCGTTGCCTGCCGCTGCACGTGCCGCCGCTCAAGCGAAAGGCTGA
- a CDS encoding TlpA family protein disulfide reductase: MTVNRRKALTATLATAVLVATSACSTESDSLADQAGSGQGYVSGSGVVTQIPEAERGEPVDFDFTLLDGTEGSVKDYRPKLVVVNLWYASCPPCRKEAPALNEVASKFADDAEFLGVNVRDGKAAAEGFTKTFDVKYANTLDTDGSIVASLSKVLPPQATPSTVILDKEGRPAARVVGAVEESTLRGLIEETMGH; the protein is encoded by the coding sequence ATGACCGTGAACCGTCGTAAGGCTCTCACTGCAACGTTGGCGACAGCAGTGCTGGTGGCCACCAGCGCCTGTTCAACGGAATCCGATTCGCTTGCCGATCAAGCTGGATCCGGCCAAGGCTATGTTTCTGGTTCAGGTGTTGTCACGCAGATTCCGGAAGCGGAACGCGGAGAACCCGTCGATTTCGACTTCACGCTCTTGGACGGAACAGAAGGCTCGGTCAAGGACTACAGGCCCAAGCTCGTGGTGGTGAACTTGTGGTACGCGTCGTGCCCGCCGTGCCGTAAAGAAGCCCCTGCACTCAATGAGGTTGCCAGCAAGTTCGCCGACGATGCGGAGTTCTTGGGCGTTAACGTCCGGGACGGAAAAGCGGCAGCAGAAGGCTTCACCAAGACCTTTGATGTGAAGTACGCAAATACCCTCGATACTGACGGTTCGATTGTTGCGTCTCTTTCCAAAGTGCTACCCCCACAAGCCACTCCGTCCACGGTTATCCTCGATAAGGAAGGACGGCCGGCAGCACGCGTTGTGGGTGCGGTAGAAGAATCGACGTTGCGAGGTTTGATCGAAGAAACCATGGGCCATTGA
- a CDS encoding histidine phosphatase family protein has product MIIRVHLNRHGEVHNPEGILYGRLPGFGLSEVGRLMAQRVAEHYTGPDFMVRDLVRSPLLRTKETIAPLANAVNIEPLVDERVIEAENQFEGTKVDRHSLMQPQNLQRLYNPLKPSWGEPYVNQVRRMRAAVASVHRRLEDIARSEKLEVVDGVIVSHQLPIWVTRLDAEDRPLVHDPRHRECSLASSTTLTFENGSLVDVGYNDIAKDLQPVKGVAGA; this is encoded by the coding sequence ATGATTATCCGTGTTCACCTGAATCGACACGGCGAAGTCCACAACCCTGAAGGTATTTTGTACGGTCGCCTTCCCGGTTTTGGATTGTCTGAAGTTGGCCGTCTCATGGCTCAACGCGTCGCTGAGCACTACACCGGGCCGGATTTTATGGTCCGGGACCTGGTGCGTTCCCCGCTTTTGCGGACTAAGGAGACCATCGCTCCGCTTGCTAATGCGGTGAACATCGAACCTCTGGTTGACGAGCGGGTCATTGAAGCGGAAAACCAGTTCGAAGGCACCAAAGTGGACCGCCATTCGCTCATGCAACCGCAGAACTTGCAACGCTTGTACAACCCGCTTAAACCGTCGTGGGGTGAACCGTATGTCAATCAGGTGCGCCGAATGCGAGCGGCTGTCGCCAGTGTGCACCGCCGTTTAGAGGACATCGCGCGAAGCGAGAAGCTTGAGGTGGTTGACGGCGTGATCGTGTCGCACCAGCTTCCCATTTGGGTGACTCGCTTGGACGCGGAAGACCGTCCGCTGGTCCACGACCCACGCCACCGCGAATGCTCGCTGGCTTCATCCACGACTCTCACATTTGAAAATGGTTCACTCGTCGATGTTGGGTACAACGACATCGCGAAGGATCTGCAACCGGTGAAAGGGGTTGCTGGGGCATGA
- a CDS encoding MarR family winged helix-turn-helix transcriptional regulator — protein MTAAQSPVNSDANTVQWLDDSEQLAWRHMVESWRLMMAVLDKDLRVAYGIGIPEYEVLVRLSESEDWSCRMSELAYEIGMSRSRLTHIVARMEKRGLVERESAVGDGRGVRCCMTDAGWELLQEAAPTHVTGVRENFVDVLDPVELKALGEMYEKVHTHLRELA, from the coding sequence ATGACGGCCGCTCAGAGTCCAGTAAATTCTGACGCAAACACTGTCCAATGGCTTGACGATTCTGAGCAACTCGCATGGCGCCACATGGTTGAGTCGTGGCGCTTGATGATGGCTGTTTTGGATAAGGACTTGCGCGTCGCGTACGGGATCGGGATTCCGGAGTACGAGGTGTTGGTCCGCTTGTCGGAATCCGAGGACTGGTCGTGTCGCATGTCGGAGTTGGCGTACGAGATCGGTATGTCGCGTTCTCGCCTGACCCACATTGTTGCCAGGATGGAAAAGCGGGGTCTGGTAGAGCGGGAGTCCGCAGTGGGTGACGGCCGAGGTGTCCGTTGCTGTATGACGGACGCCGGCTGGGAACTGTTACAGGAGGCCGCTCCCACACATGTCACGGGTGTGCGAGAAAATTTTGTTGATGTGTTGGACCCGGTTGAGCTTAAAGCGCTGGGCGAAATGTACGAGAAGGTTCACACACACCTTCGCGAGTTAGCCTAG
- a CDS encoding cytochrome c biogenesis CcdA family protein, producing the protein MPVNLIASAGQSFADTVLNGPILLAMAVALLAGLVSFLSPCILPLVPGYVGYVTGLTGTHVKDKKTWTVLAGVGLFILGFATVFVAIGILFSGLGALVSQWIDVVTRIFGVIVVILGIAFLGGFQRLQNDVRISKRPRAGLLGAPLLGATFALGWTPCIGPTLAAVLAMSTSFGGTGNVLRGAVLTFVYCLGIGIPFLIVAFLIHKGMGKLEWVRRHQRGIVRAGGIMLIVLGLAMVTGLWNLMMSYMQLWANGFELVV; encoded by the coding sequence ATGCCCGTGAACCTAATCGCGTCTGCCGGACAGTCGTTCGCCGACACCGTTCTCAACGGCCCCATTCTGTTAGCAATGGCGGTCGCGCTCCTGGCTGGACTCGTGTCGTTTCTTTCGCCCTGTATTCTTCCTTTGGTACCCGGCTACGTGGGCTATGTGACCGGGCTGACCGGAACGCACGTCAAGGACAAGAAAACCTGGACAGTACTCGCAGGCGTGGGACTGTTCATCCTGGGTTTCGCCACCGTCTTCGTGGCGATTGGGATCCTGTTTTCCGGACTGGGTGCCTTGGTATCACAGTGGATTGATGTCGTCACCCGGATTTTTGGTGTCATCGTCGTGATCCTGGGAATCGCTTTCCTGGGCGGTTTCCAGCGTCTGCAGAACGATGTGCGGATCTCGAAACGACCTCGGGCGGGGCTCTTAGGAGCGCCCCTTTTGGGCGCGACCTTCGCCTTAGGCTGGACCCCGTGTATTGGGCCCACGCTGGCAGCGGTGCTGGCCATGTCCACCAGCTTTGGAGGAACCGGAAACGTGCTTCGCGGAGCGGTGCTGACCTTTGTGTACTGCTTGGGAATCGGGATACCGTTCCTCATCGTCGCGTTTCTCATCCACAAGGGAATGGGCAAGCTCGAATGGGTTCGCCGTCACCAACGGGGTATTGTGCGGGCAGGCGGAATCATGCTGATCGTGCTGGGCCTGGCCATGGTGACTGGGCTATGGAACCTCATGATGAGCTATATGCAACTGTGGGCTAACGGATTCGAGTTGGTGGTGTAG
- the hemB gene encoding porphobilinogen synthase translates to MFRPRRLRSTPAVRRLVQENRLHAADLIETLFVKESLTEPAPLTSMPGVVQHTLDSLVEASRNAVDAGVGGIMLFGIPSHRDETGSQALAEDGILNRAIRAVVEAVGDQTVVMADLCLDEFTSHGHCGVLTDTGEVDNDATVELYAQMAVAQARAGVHVIGLSGMMDGQVARVREALDEAGFINTIIMAYAAKYASAFYGPFREAVDSQLKGDRRTYQQNPANGREALTEVALDVDEGADIVMVKPGMPYLDVLAEVSDAVTVPVWAYQVSGEYAMIEFAAAAGAIDRDAAIMESLTAFKRAGADAILTYWATEVASRLNGQS, encoded by the coding sequence ATGTTCCGTCCACGTCGTCTTCGTAGCACGCCAGCAGTACGCAGGCTTGTACAAGAGAACAGGCTTCATGCTGCTGACTTGATTGAAACGCTCTTCGTCAAGGAGTCGTTGACCGAGCCGGCTCCATTGACGTCCATGCCAGGGGTTGTGCAGCACACGCTCGATTCACTTGTGGAAGCGTCACGCAACGCCGTTGACGCGGGCGTGGGTGGCATCATGCTGTTTGGGATTCCGAGCCACCGTGATGAAACGGGTTCTCAGGCGTTGGCTGAAGACGGGATTCTGAACCGTGCAATCCGTGCGGTCGTGGAGGCCGTGGGTGACCAGACGGTGGTCATGGCGGATCTGTGCCTGGACGAGTTCACGTCACACGGCCACTGTGGTGTTCTCACGGACACGGGTGAAGTGGACAACGACGCCACGGTTGAGCTGTATGCCCAGATGGCAGTGGCCCAGGCGCGTGCGGGCGTTCACGTGATTGGCCTGTCCGGCATGATGGACGGTCAGGTGGCGCGAGTGCGCGAAGCGCTTGACGAAGCTGGTTTCATCAACACAATTATTATGGCGTACGCCGCTAAGTACGCTTCGGCGTTCTACGGGCCATTCCGGGAAGCAGTTGACTCGCAGCTGAAGGGTGACCGCCGTACATATCAGCAGAACCCGGCTAACGGTCGCGAAGCTCTCACGGAGGTCGCGTTGGACGTCGACGAAGGCGCCGATATCGTCATGGTGAAACCTGGCATGCCGTACTTGGACGTGCTCGCTGAAGTGAGTGACGCAGTGACCGTTCCCGTGTGGGCGTACCAGGTCTCTGGTGAGTACGCGATGATCGAGTTCGCGGCCGCCGCGGGAGCGATCGACCGCGACGCCGCAATCATGGAAAGCCTGACTGCGTTTAAGCGCGCAGGAGCCGACGCGATTTTGACCTACTGGGCGACCGAGGTTGCTTCCCGGTTGAATGGCCAATCATGA
- the ccsB gene encoding c-type cytochrome biogenesis protein CcsB encodes MDVSVVWASWSNLLIYSAMAVYAIAFIIYSLDLFGDTAQDKSQVKNNTKTTAKASAVARTSRNRGGGVAVAERDEDFPVPVAETHDFRRWARVGTALTVLAVLMHVGAVVTRTIAVMRVPWGNMMEYALVASALAVITYLAVLKFRDLRFMGTFVAGFALITLGLCITVFYTPAAQLIPALQSYWIYIHVPIAILSTALLTVSAVIAIFQLLTINYEKRVKEDRPIPKALRFLARTPASDRIEIVSYRLAAVGFITWTFTLIAGAIWAEVAWGRPWGWDTKEIWTFVVWVIYAAYLHARATRGWSQRAIAILNLVGFSTVLFNFAVVNIYFNGLHSYSGLK; translated from the coding sequence ATGGACGTTTCTGTTGTTTGGGCTAGCTGGTCCAATCTGCTGATTTATTCGGCCATGGCGGTCTACGCGATCGCATTCATCATTTACTCTCTGGACCTTTTTGGCGACACTGCTCAGGACAAGAGCCAAGTAAAGAACAACACCAAGACCACCGCAAAAGCCAGCGCGGTTGCACGTACCTCACGTAATCGCGGTGGCGGGGTAGCGGTAGCTGAACGCGACGAGGATTTTCCAGTTCCGGTAGCTGAAACACATGACTTCAGGCGCTGGGCACGCGTTGGAACGGCGCTCACAGTCCTGGCTGTTCTCATGCACGTGGGCGCCGTCGTCACACGCACCATTGCAGTCATGCGTGTCCCGTGGGGCAACATGATGGAGTACGCGCTGGTTGCGTCCGCCCTGGCTGTCATCACGTACCTGGCCGTGTTGAAGTTCCGCGACCTGCGCTTCATGGGAACGTTCGTCGCAGGTTTCGCGCTGATCACTCTGGGCCTGTGCATTACGGTGTTCTACACTCCGGCGGCTCAGCTCATTCCTGCTCTTCAGTCGTACTGGATTTACATCCACGTACCCATTGCGATCCTGTCTACCGCCCTGTTGACCGTGTCCGCCGTGATCGCGATCTTCCAGTTGCTCACCATCAACTACGAAAAACGTGTGAAGGAAGACCGGCCCATTCCTAAGGCACTGCGGTTCTTGGCTCGTACGCCGGCTTCTGACCGTATTGAGATCGTGTCGTATCGCTTGGCCGCGGTTGGGTTCATCACATGGACCTTCACGCTGATCGCTGGAGCGATCTGGGCCGAGGTCGCGTGGGGCCGTCCGTGGGGCTGGGACACCAAAGAGATCTGGACGTTTGTTGTGTGGGTCATCTATGCCGCGTACCTCCACGCACGTGCAACCCGAGGTTGGTCGCAACGCGCAATCGCGATCCTCAACCTGGTCGGTTTCTCTACAGTTCTATTTAACTTCGCGGTGGTCAACATCTACTTCAACGGTCTCCACAGCTATTCTGGGCTCAAGTAA
- a CDS encoding MFS transporter — protein MSQPQLKEPDTSTVRKAVAASAIGNATEWFDYGIYAVSVTYITQHFFPGEYGTILALATFAFSFLVRPLGGIFWGPMGDRLGRKHVLALTILMMAGATFLIGVLPTHETIGIAAPILLVILRAVQGFSSGGEYGGAATMMAEYAPRNRRGFWGSFLEFGTLAGFALGSLIVLMGELTIGNEAMMDWGWRVPFLIAGPLGIVGLYLRSKLGESPVFEEMDEKGSDEGSTGKVFGSLFKNHWQQILIMTGLVTAVNVVNYTLLSYMPTYFENSVELSSQTTLTIMFLAQFGMMLLMPIGGFLSDKFGRKPMWAFSMIGLIVASVPMYMIMPNGFWFALLGIFVLGVLYIPQLSSISATFPAMFPTQVRYAGFAITYNVATAAFGGTAPSVNEWLIGETGSPLVPAFYMMGACVIGLIATLCMKETAGATIRGNQLPEVGVEAKFEADAK, from the coding sequence GTGAGTCAACCGCAGTTGAAGGAGCCGGACACCTCTACTGTTCGAAAGGCCGTCGCGGCTTCTGCAATCGGTAACGCGACTGAATGGTTCGACTACGGTATCTACGCCGTTTCCGTCACCTACATCACGCAACACTTTTTCCCGGGTGAGTACGGAACCATTCTGGCGCTCGCGACCTTCGCGTTTTCATTCCTGGTGCGTCCGCTGGGAGGTATCTTCTGGGGGCCAATGGGAGACCGCCTCGGGCGCAAGCACGTCCTTGCACTCACCATCCTGATGATGGCAGGCGCCACCTTCCTGATTGGTGTGCTCCCCACTCACGAAACCATTGGTATCGCAGCCCCGATTCTGCTTGTGATCCTGCGCGCCGTGCAAGGGTTCTCATCCGGTGGTGAATACGGTGGTGCGGCCACCATGATGGCCGAATACGCACCCCGTAACCGCCGTGGATTCTGGGGAAGCTTCCTGGAGTTCGGAACCCTGGCTGGTTTTGCCCTGGGCTCGCTCATTGTGTTGATGGGTGAACTGACGATCGGTAACGAAGCAATGATGGATTGGGGATGGCGCGTGCCGTTCCTGATTGCCGGTCCGCTGGGAATCGTGGGTCTGTACTTGCGAAGCAAACTGGGCGAATCGCCAGTGTTCGAAGAAATGGACGAAAAAGGTTCCGACGAAGGATCGACAGGCAAGGTCTTTGGCTCACTGTTTAAGAACCACTGGCAGCAGATCCTCATTATGACCGGGCTGGTCACGGCCGTAAACGTCGTGAACTACACGCTCTTGTCATACATGCCCACCTACTTTGAAAACAGTGTAGAGCTGTCCTCGCAGACGACGCTGACCATTATGTTCCTCGCGCAGTTCGGCATGATGCTGCTGATGCCTATTGGCGGGTTCTTGAGCGATAAGTTTGGGCGTAAGCCTATGTGGGCATTCTCCATGATCGGACTGATTGTGGCTTCCGTGCCCATGTACATGATCATGCCAAACGGTTTCTGGTTTGCTCTGCTGGGTATTTTCGTCCTGGGAGTCCTGTACATCCCGCAGCTGTCGTCGATTTCTGCGACATTCCCAGCCATGTTCCCCACCCAGGTGCGTTACGCAGGTTTCGCTATCACGTACAACGTTGCCACCGCAGCGTTTGGTGGTACCGCGCCTTCCGTGAATGAATGGTTGATTGGGGAGACCGGTTCGCCGCTGGTGCCCGCTTTCTACATGATGGGCGCGTGCGTGATCGGTTTGATTGCAACCCTGTGCATGAAGGAGACTGCGGGGGCTACGATCCGCGGAAACCAGCTCCCCGAGGTGGGTGTCGAGGCGAAGTTCGAAGCAGACGCTAAATAG